The window GCACTCAAGACCAAGATAAAGAGTTTTTATCCTTAAACCACAAGAAACTTGAGGCCGCATTATCGATTGACGCGAGAACCGATTACATCCCGATGGATGCAAAGGTCTACCTCGTTGAAATTAGAAAACTATTGGCAGAGGATAAACAAACTTATAAAGAGGCTCAAGTAAGTCCCGTAGAAGTAAAGAGTTTAGAGGGAAAGGACTGGCAGACATTCAGGATAAACAGTTCCGATGGTCTTCGGCAGGAGCTCTGGACAAGAAAGATTGGGCCCCTGCAAGTCATCTTGTTCACCTACACGAGTATAGGGGATACTTTTGAAGACTATTATGGTGATTTCAAGAAAGTCTTAAAACAGGCCTCTAAACTTTAGACAGAGACTTCTGATGTAACAGCTGATGAGACTTGTTAAGATTCGATCTCTTTTTTTGAACCTCAAAGAAAATTCCCTCCACATTTTTTTAAAGTATTCCTCCCAAAATCCGTTTCGATCAATGGAAGCGATCTTTTAATACAGTCGTCGGGATAAAATTTCCGGTTAGCAGAAAGATAACTGAAGACCGGAAATTAAACCTGAAAACTGTCTTTAACTGGAGGTGACTTATGTCACTCGATGCATTAAGCACAATTTTACCTACCCCCTCTGCCTCACAGGATACAGCCACAAAAATAGCAATACCTGCCGCCTCTAGTTCTGCCAGTTCAGATAAGGGAACAGTCCCTCGCCGAGTGGAAGCCTTTGATAGCTCTCCCACAAACAATAAGGTGGGTATTAGCTCTTCAAAGGATCACGTGGACGAACGAATATAGAAAGCTGTGTTGCAAATTTTTGCGGACTGAGGTAGCCCCCACACCCCGTGGGGGATTGCCTTTATTCAAGGTCTTGCTTCTCATTTTCATGGCAAGTTAGCTCGCTGCAGCTGAGTTTTTAGTGCTGTTTTTTCTCATTGCCACTCTTCTTTTTTCTGAGTACGTGCATCGTCAAAAGGCTTAACCTTTAGGAGAGAGAACATGAGTTTAGACCCACACGCCAAAGTAGGAAGCCCTCCCTGGGGAAAATGGGAGGTCTTGTTGGATGAACCCTACTGTAAAGTAAAAAAGATTACGGTACTTCCCGACAAGCGACTGAGCTATCAGCTTCATCACAAACGGCAAGAACACTGGCTAATTGTTGAGGGAGAAGCATTGGTCATTTTGAATGATCAGGAAATGCGCTTAAAAGTGGGCGATTACATCGACATCCCGCAGGAAGCCAGTCACCGCATCTGCAACGATGGCAACATCCCGATCGTATTTATTGAAATTCAACGCGGTAGTTATTTTGGGGAAGATGATATTGTCCGACTTCAAGATGATTACGGACGAAAAAAATAAGTATGGAAATTTTACCCGCCATCGATTTAAAAGCCTCTCAGGTCGTCCGCCTCACCCGAGGTGATTATGCCCAAGTAAAAATTTATTCGGACAAGCCCCTGGAAATAGCCGAGAGGTGGATACAGGCAGGCGCAAACACTTTGCATCTGGTAGATCTGGATGCCGCTTTGGAAGGAAAGCCCGTTAACCACCCTATTATCCGAGAAATTGGAAACCTTCTCAAAAAACAAGGCAAGGCTTATGAGATTGGCGGGGGCATCCGCACGGAAGCTCATCTCGCCATTTATCTGGAAGAATGCCTGGCCGATCGAGTCATTTTGGGTACCATTGCTTATCAAGATCCCGACTTCGTCAAAAGGGCCTGCCGGAAATACCCCGGAAAAATTGCCGTCGGAATTGATGTCAAAGATGCAAAAATAGCCACCCAGGGCTGGACCAAAGTCCAAAATTTGAGTGCAGAAGAACTCGCAAAAAAATTTGAAGACGCGGGAGTAAGCTGCATTGTCTATACCGACATTCAGCGCGATGGTATGCTTTCAGGTTTCAACTTTGAAAGCATTTTAGATTTTGTTTCTAAAGTAAGTCTACCTGTCATTCTGGCCGGGGGCTTGAAAGACTTAAACGACGTACAAAAATTAAGAGAAATGAATCCTCCTAAAATTCTGGGTGCCATTACAGGAAAAGCCATTTACGAAGGCACGCTGAATTTGAAGGAAGCAATAGCCTTGCTGAGTTCTATCGCGTAAAGCGTATTTCGTGAAGCGTCTCTCGTTTTTTGTTACGCTTCACGCTTCACGCCTCACGCCTCACAAATTATGCTAACCAAAAGAATTATCCCCTGTCTGGATGTAAAAGCCGGTCGAGTCGTCAAAGGAACCCAATTTTTAAATTTGGTAGATGCGGGTGATCCCGTAGAAGTCGCCAAGGCCTACAATGCCCAAGGGGCAGATGAGCTTTGCTTTTTGGATATTACTGCCTCACACGAAAACCGGGATATTATTTTTGATGTGGTCAAAAGAACCGCAGAAACTGTGTTCATGCCCCTCACCGTAGGCGGTGGCATACGGAGTTTGGCAGATATCCGCGCTTTGCTG is drawn from Deltaproteobacteria bacterium and contains these coding sequences:
- a CDS encoding phosphomannose isomerase type II C-terminal cupin domain, producing the protein MSLDPHAKVGSPPWGKWEVLLDEPYCKVKKITVLPDKRLSYQLHHKRQEHWLIVEGEALVILNDQEMRLKVGDYIDIPQEASHRICNDGNIPIVFIEIQRGSYFGEDDIVRLQDDYGRKK
- the hisA gene encoding 1-(5-phosphoribosyl)-5-[(5-phosphoribosylamino)methylideneamino]imidazole-4-carboxamide isomerase, with product MEILPAIDLKASQVVRLTRGDYAQVKIYSDKPLEIAERWIQAGANTLHLVDLDAALEGKPVNHPIIREIGNLLKKQGKAYEIGGGIRTEAHLAIYLEECLADRVILGTIAYQDPDFVKRACRKYPGKIAVGIDVKDAKIATQGWTKVQNLSAEELAKKFEDAGVSCIVYTDIQRDGMLSGFNFESILDFVSKVSLPVILAGGLKDLNDVQKLREMNPPKILGAITGKAIYEGTLNLKEAIALLSSIA